Below is a genomic region from Prunus persica cultivar Lovell chromosome G3, Prunus_persica_NCBIv2, whole genome shotgun sequence.
TTACATCTACTTTGCAATCATGGTACCAAAAGAATGCATCTTGATTTACTAACTGCCCatttggcattgcttatttggagcaaaatcacttattttgaaagttttttttccaagAGACGGGAACAAACCTGGCCTAACTCAGGATCCTCGACCACTGTACCATTACAACAGAACTCTTTCTTGAGGTCCTTTAGTATCTTATTGTAGCTGTATTCCTTCTTCAATCCTTGCACAGTAGTCAGGCTTTTCCTCCCGTTACGCTGCTGCACACGCACATGCACATACTCTTTTGTCCCAGCACCTGAGTCCTCAGCATTTGCATCAGCAAAGGGATCTGTCCAAACAATTCACAAAGACACAAACCACCAAAAATTTAATGCTTAGATTGCTTGAATGAAGTATGCTTCTAAAAAATCATATTACCTAAAATGGATCagcttaaaattaaaagaacagAACCTTACCAAAAGCAGATGGGACCTGGGTGTCGAATTCAGACATGAAACTTGACTGTTGGAGGAAGAAGATCAGGTAACCAACAAAGGGTTttcttaaaatattaatattaaatctGCTACACAAAAGGGTAGAGAAAACTCAATCAGCCAAATCCAGAAAACATAGAAACAAAATCACAATTTGATAATTTCATGATATTAACAGGCCAAAAAGTCACAGTAATTACCAAAGTACACATCTTTTATTGATCCAAACTCACTTCTTCCATATTACTAGAACCCAAACCTCATACTCTTCGACTTACCCCTAatatcataaaattaaatccacCATGACCCAATTCTATACATACCCAGCTTATACAAATTGCCCATAATCCCACAATCCTCACGCTAATAATTCATACAAATCAAATCGACCCAGAAAGAATTAATCTAAATTAGCGATAAATCAAACacaacccaaaataaatttcattcCTGAATCAACAATAACGATAACAACATGAAAAGCGAAACTACCTGCACGAAGAGACGGTAAATCCAAGCAGGCGATTTGGAAACAGAGATGAGGTAAAGAGAGAGATTGGTAGGAGCTCTATATATAGGATAAGAAAAAGTCGTGCTAACCACACAAACTCGGATTTTACTTTATTCTTTCTTATTTATCGCGTTAACGAAGAGCTTCCTGCTGCCGTACGCCTTTGTTTGGCTTGTTCTTTTGTGGGGTTCAGGATTGGACGGTTGGGAGAAGCGTGTGTAGGAACGGACGGTTGTGATTTACCTTCACGTGGCATTGCCCTTGAGGATCTGATTCTGCCTAAGCTGCATATTGCCTGCGGTCGTTTTCTCTATGACACCAAAACGCACCGCCATATCTCGTTTCACCGTTTTAGACTTCCAAGTAGTTACTTACTTAGAGCCATTCCAGCGAGGACCCCAATCCTCGGGCTGGGGGGTGGGGAATCTTGTCCGGGTTGGGAGTGAGACCTGCGAACACGGCTGGCATTTTTTtggcaataaaattatgaaaaaaatatcaaaaaattttgaatttttttttctataaatatctatcaatacccttcactttcaacatcaATCCTTATACattttcttatacttctacttTTATTCACTatttactcaacatttttctctcttttaaattgtatttttatttcttatctctatggcttcttctatcgaaaccgaAGGGCGTGaagcaccatggaagatgttttcCTGTCAGAGTCATGGGTCCAAATTAGTCATTGTCTCGTGtcaggcaatgagatgaaattttgtcatatatggaaaaaaaattcatgccgaattttgtgaaaaaattccagGGTTGACTTGTACCGAAATGGCATTATCAAGTAGGTGAAAAattcttaataaagagttggtaAAATGGAGAGATGTCTTGGCAAAAGCGAGGGATAACCAAAGAAGCGGGGAAAATCTTAGTAGCGAGGtaaatattttctaattttcgttttattaagtttaatgtcctaatatctatatatatattttaatgtttcttgcattttcaatattttgttaatatttcttgcattctcaatattttgttaatatttcttgcatttccaattgtttcttaatatttcttgcacttccaatatatttgtaaggttaattgcattttcattttttttttttttggttacttgcatatccaatatattttaaatatttcttgcatttctattttttgtttttaatagaTGATTCAAGCATAGATGTGGTTTGGTGCAATTGGGTAAggcaaaaaaaactttcaaccatcatgaatgttgggaggtggtgaaaaaTTGTAAATGCTTCAGAATTATTCCCACGGGTCCTGCCGTTATGTTAAACGAAacgccactccgtgattcaatgaCATCAGATTCACCTCTCGATTCccctatgagtcaagactcacccatcgaaaagGAGCCGAGACTCATTGGCAGAAAGGCtgcgaaggcaaagaaaggGGGTAATTCGAGCAGTAATACATCAAAAATTTTGGACGAAATTGCAAGGCAGAGCGTCATAAGAGTTGAAATGGAGCAGAAATGCCAAGAGAACGAGATGGCAATTCGAGCAGAATATACAtgagaaagggagtatttaCGCAAAAAAGAGATGGACAAGACGGATCGGAAAACCATGAcgatggatacaagccatatgtccactgaaacaaaacaattttggaagctagaatgaagggatgttatgagaagaagacttttctaGGATGATaggcctagcaacacggattggttaaatgattaaaaccattaaattagttggcataccttttatgtatttgtattcttatgttttctattaaagttgttgtaatttatgtattttattttagtagtagtaattcttaatgacttgtattgactttctttatttaataaacaaagcattcaataaaatacctttttattcaacatattccatacatcaaacaaaacataattaaaaggaaaactacaaccaaagcataataaaaaatataaaaaaactacaaccaaggcacaataataataacaaaccacaaccaaaccataataaataaaaaacaacacaaccaaaccataactaaataaaacctAACCAAAGCAACTATGCTCCATCATTCATCTTTATTGCCTTTCAACACCCATAGATACTCCATCAAGTCAAGTTGACGtctttcatgaatatacgaagattgcatctctATATATCGATCTATCATACGGGTCATGAAACGACCATCTCTAACCAACGGATTTGGCTCAAACGGTTCTCCCCTTGGCCCTATGGGTCTTTCATAAATTTGTGTCAAGGCTGTGTTCATGGGATCTGGTTCGTAGACCTCTGCaacatcataatcatactcatcctccataatcatattatggaggatgatgcaagtcatcataatgcttctcaggacctcctcatcaaacatacgcGCCTcacctcgaataatcaaccatCGAGCTTGGAGGATGCCAAAACACTtttcgacatctttcctgtatccTTCTTGATAagaagcaaataatttttgcttttgggatcggggattcggAATGGATTTGACAAATGTGGTCCACCTCGAGTAGATGCCATCAGCTAGATAAAACCTCGTCTGGTACActgtattgttgatttggtatgtGATTTCGGGCTTTCACCTCTTAAAACATCATTGAAGACtggggattgacccagcacgttgaggtcattttgggatcctgcaactccgaagaatgcatgccaaacccatgtgtcgaagccagcaacggcttcaaggatgatacttttttggccttttgtATTCCCGTAATCTCTTTGCCAGGCAGTtaggcaattcttccattgccattGCATGTAGttgatgctaccaatcattcttGGAAATCCTCGAGTTTCGGATTTTTATAGGAGCCGTTGGAGGTCCCTGGGAGTAGGTCTGcgcaggtagtccctagtgTACAGACTTTCGACTACAtaacaaaatcttaccaaggcttccaacgtagtggactttcccatccgggcaatctcatccacttgatcagcagatgaaccatacaccaacattcgtataataactgtaagcttttgctccggaagaagTACCAAAACCTAGCAGCATCACAcgtttgaacaaagtatgcatcataattgtaaatatcatgcatgactttattgaacaaatggggttgcattctatatcgccttcgaaaatcaacatcaaagTAGGAGTGGGCACGGTTTGGTTTGGACcgatttttgcctcaaattagaaccgatctggtactattcatccagtttggttcggttcgattttaataaaaaaattcaaaaattgcctggttcggtttgaaccggtttcgaTTTCGGTTcgattttgaaccggattataaaaattattttttaatacaattctcaactgaaatattattattaacaaattattcaatttcacataaaaataaatattaaagttagaaaagagatatattttgaaattgaacttagataaatattagttttttttttatagtgaaATTAAacatatagcattaaatataaatatatattgaaattatatatatttttaatttaaccggttcggttcagcccggtttggtttttgaagacatggaattggatccggaaccggtccaaactgGTCTGGTTCAGTTTTTGACcggttgttgactttttggtcaactcaaTTCGTTTTTCAgtttggttcggtgcggtTCGGCTCGAATTTTCGGTTCGTCgatttgagtgcccacccctacatcagagtacaaagaagttgggataaaataatcttccaaaagattcttacgccgagaatgcctatgtctgtcAACATTCCGGCGATGACCGACTTCTGAACCACGACGGCGACCTTGGTTATCTTTATCAAgcaaagccactgctatgacaacttgttcatcttcttctctctgcAACATATTTCTTTCATCTTGTCTACGGCttctctcatttgtttctccctcttgcctctccaaggaTCTCCTAAAATcttccattgagaatggagtatgaattctaaattctgagaaatgaaaatatagaaagatgtggtgtgagaggtatgagctgagcctctggttttatagaaaattttggcaagatagaGATGCCATGtggcttgatttgattggatgaaaaatcttatctgaatttgaattttgaaattcatctgaaattcgaacccaaatttatctaaaatttgaacccaaaaatttatctgaaatttgaattttgaacccaaaaatcatatccagaaattttatccgattatgaatagtcttgacacgtaggaacccgaaaatcttatccgaaaatattaccCAAACTAATTAtttagataaaaaaaatttgtgaaaaaaataaaaaactgaatagtaattgccctttgccatgtgGAAACACacaatactatttgcaagggcaaccactattcacgtgaatagtggttgctgGCAAAtaggtggagttgctcttagtaAATCACCTTCCTAAAAAAGgatgatttaaaattttattttctgccacagagcatccacaatgatgctctctatttcttaactaaaatttagctaaaaatataagaaatccATTTTATAAGctctctaaaaaatttcaactccaaccatactctctaatttggagagtcataaatgctataactcttttttaattggttcatctctattaaaaaaataaaataaaaaatatttagcattaaataaaggtttgaaatactcattaaataaagcagtATTAAATGATAGGGAGCCACTAGgagtcatttctctctcctcaaatttaggagctcctagaggactccttattttaggagctcctagaggactccttattttaggaggtggatagggagcatggttggagttgcatttttacaattcctccctaaaatttgtctaaggaggtggtttagggagtccattgtagatgctcttactaattcaatttttagtGTAGCCTTCTAATTAATAAGcaactaagttttttttttttttttccaactagCATACACGtgttaaaatataaatcattGAATCTTATTTTAATGAGGTGACAgtcttatattaaaaattaagcaGATTCTAACAGTGAAAATTCAAACATAAGATCCGAAAGCCAATTACTAATTCAATTAGTGTAGCCTTCTAATTAATAACCAACaaaaaagttttaattttaaacatCATATTGAGTTTCCACAATTttctgattaaaaaaaaagtttccacAATTTGAGAAGATGAGCAttggaatttatttttgtcttaTTCTATTTCTAAATTTAgccatttaaaattatgaattacCCAACTTTCGATTATTTTTTCCctcagaatttttatttttattttagaaaaaacCTTTCTATTTAGGTTTTTTAGCACAAATGCCAAAGGCCCAAAATCTTTGGATCCTCACTCTCTCATACTCGGACCTCCGGTTCCTATACCCACAGAGACAGAGCCAAGCCGAAACCTTTGCCTTACTTCCCACCTTCT
It encodes:
- the LOC18782657 gene encoding protein translation factor SUI1 homolog, with the translated sequence MSEFDTQVPSAFDPFADANAEDSGAGTKEYVHVRVQQRNGRKSLTTVQGLKKEYSYNKILKDLKKEFCCNGTVVEDPELGQVIQLQGDQRKNVSSFLVQAGIVKKEDIKLHGF